From the genome of Streptomyces sp. NBC_01260, one region includes:
- a CDS encoding DUF4287 domain-containing protein, with translation MTDAVKGPASYFPSIEQKYGRPVAEWKDLIRASPLTKHMELVAWLKSEHAMGHGHANALVAHTLAEDKGE, from the coding sequence ATGACTGACGCAGTGAAGGGCCCCGCCAGCTATTTCCCGTCCATCGAGCAGAAGTACGGCCGCCCGGTCGCGGAGTGGAAGGACCTCATCCGCGCCTCGCCGCTGACGAAGCACATGGAGCTCGTGGCATGGCTCAAATCCGAGCACGCGATGGGGCACGGCCACGCCAACGCCCTGGTCGCGCACACGCTCGCCGAGGACAAGGGCGAGTAG
- a CDS encoding TetR/AcrR family transcriptional regulator gives MVVYAGQGDARRSMSLLWRSAAPQEPGRTPGPGPRPGLTVDAIVAAAIAVADEDGMAALSMRAVGERVGRTAMALYTYVPGKSELLDLMYDAVHAELPGDRPAGGDWRTELTRWAQDTLAFFLRHPWVLQVSQARPVLGPHEYAALDTLVRCLYGTGLDAAVLRRLVGTLFHFVRGAAQTVADAREAASATGRPDEEWWYARSAALVELVPDFADRYPELSRMERESAPPQPTGDDTVPYPEREARETFTAGLDVLLDGIEAAVRRGRGPGA, from the coding sequence GTGGTGGTCTATGCCGGGCAGGGCGATGCCCGACGGTCGATGTCCCTGCTGTGGCGCTCGGCCGCACCGCAGGAGCCGGGCCGCACCCCCGGTCCCGGCCCCAGGCCCGGACTGACGGTCGACGCGATCGTGGCCGCCGCGATCGCCGTCGCCGACGAGGACGGCATGGCCGCGCTCTCGATGCGGGCGGTGGGCGAGCGGGTCGGGCGCACGGCGATGGCGCTCTACACCTACGTTCCCGGCAAAAGCGAACTGCTGGACCTGATGTACGACGCGGTGCACGCGGAGCTCCCCGGCGACCGGCCCGCAGGGGGCGACTGGCGTACGGAGCTGACGCGTTGGGCGCAGGACACACTCGCGTTCTTCCTGCGCCACCCCTGGGTGCTCCAGGTCTCGCAGGCCCGTCCGGTGCTCGGCCCGCACGAGTACGCCGCACTGGACACGCTCGTGCGCTGCCTCTACGGCACGGGGCTCGACGCCGCGGTGCTGCGGCGCCTGGTCGGGACGCTGTTCCACTTCGTGCGGGGCGCCGCACAGACCGTCGCCGACGCGCGCGAGGCGGCGTCGGCGACGGGGCGGCCGGACGAGGAGTGGTGGTACGCCCGCTCGGCGGCGCTCGTCGAGCTGGTCCCGGACTTCGCGGACCGCTACCCGGAGCTGAGCCGGATGGAGCGGGAGTCGGCGCCCCCGCAGCCGACGGGGGACGACACGGTGCCGTATCCGGAGCGGGAGGCGCGGGAGACGTTCACCGCAGGGCTGGACGTACTGCTGGACGGCATCGAAGCGGCGGTCCGGCGGGGCCGGGGGCCGGGCGCGTGA
- a CDS encoding arylamine N-acetyltransferase family protein: MTSDHEHVLDLDAYLARIGWSGERRPTAAVLRSVHRAHALGIPFENLDPVLGTVPSLAPADLEAKLVHGERGGYCYEHNTLLTAALRALGFEVTLLCARVVLGARPGDIRPRTHMLLRVGVPGEPTPYLADVGFGARGSLLEPIALVAGAELHDTPRRHRLVHPPHDGPLELWELQAETDGGAWEAQYAFTVEPFEAPDFEVINWHIATNPRSPFAHLLYVQRTTEDAHLALAGRSLVVTANDGGREERELADAAEVERVLADAFAIRLPEGTRLPE, encoded by the coding sequence ATGACTTCCGATCACGAGCACGTGCTGGACCTCGACGCCTATCTCGCCCGCATCGGCTGGAGCGGGGAGCGCCGGCCCACCGCGGCGGTGCTGCGCTCGGTGCACCGTGCGCACGCGCTGGGCATCCCGTTCGAGAACCTGGACCCCGTCCTGGGCACCGTGCCCTCGCTCGCCCCGGCCGATCTGGAGGCGAAGCTCGTACACGGTGAGCGCGGTGGCTACTGCTACGAGCACAACACCCTGCTCACCGCCGCGCTGCGGGCGCTCGGCTTCGAGGTCACGCTGCTCTGTGCCCGGGTCGTGCTGGGCGCGCGCCCCGGGGACATCCGGCCGCGGACACACATGCTGTTGCGGGTCGGGGTGCCGGGCGAGCCGACGCCGTATCTCGCCGATGTCGGCTTCGGCGCCCGCGGCTCGCTGCTGGAGCCGATCGCGCTGGTCGCGGGAGCCGAACTGCACGACACCCCGCGCCGCCACCGGCTCGTCCACCCGCCGCACGACGGGCCGCTGGAGCTGTGGGAGCTCCAGGCGGAGACGGACGGCGGGGCGTGGGAGGCGCAGTACGCGTTCACGGTGGAGCCGTTCGAGGCGCCCGACTTCGAGGTCATCAACTGGCACATCGCGACCAACCCGCGCTCGCCGTTCGCGCATCTGCTGTACGTCCAGCGCACCACCGAGGACGCCCATCTGGCGCTCGCCGGCCGCAGCCTCGTGGTGACGGCGAACGACGGCGGGCGCGAGGAGCGGGAGCTGGCGGACGCCGCCGAGGTGGAGCGGGTCCTCGCGGACGCCTTCGCGATCCGGCTGCCGGAGGGGACCCGGCTGCCGGAGTGA
- a CDS encoding S1 family peptidase: MKKPLVGALFAVLLLGAGTAPATAATSHDAAAPSTVKAAASSSRAAVKAKAGAKAIGFAGTVALSNCSGSVVRTPGSQPGDPALVLSNGHCMESGFPGPGEVVLNQPSTRSFTLLNSSGGGVGTLRASKIAYGTMTDTDISVYQLTSTYAQIESRYGIKALELNTAHPVQGAAITVASGYWKRTYSCNVDGFVYRLKEGEWTWKDSVRYTSACQTIGGTSGSPVIDNTTGKVVAVNNTGNEDGQKCTDNNPCEVDENGQVTVRKGINYAQETYGIVPCIGAGNKFDLSAAGCQLPKP; the protein is encoded by the coding sequence ATGAAAAAGCCTCTCGTCGGTGCGCTCTTCGCCGTGCTGCTCCTCGGAGCCGGTACCGCGCCCGCAACCGCGGCCACAAGCCACGACGCGGCAGCGCCCAGCACGGTCAAGGCGGCAGCATCATCGAGCCGCGCGGCAGTCAAGGCGAAGGCCGGGGCCAAGGCCATCGGCTTCGCCGGGACGGTGGCGCTCAGCAACTGTTCGGGATCGGTCGTCCGTACGCCCGGCTCCCAGCCGGGCGATCCCGCGCTCGTGCTCTCCAACGGGCACTGCATGGAGTCGGGCTTCCCCGGGCCCGGTGAGGTCGTGCTCAACCAGCCGTCCACCCGCAGCTTCACCCTGCTGAACTCCTCGGGCGGCGGCGTCGGCACGCTGCGGGCGAGCAAGATCGCGTACGGGACGATGACGGACACCGACATATCGGTGTACCAACTCACCTCCACGTACGCCCAGATCGAGAGCCGCTACGGGATCAAGGCGCTGGAACTCAACACCGCGCACCCGGTGCAGGGCGCCGCGATCACGGTGGCGTCCGGGTACTGGAAGCGCACGTACAGCTGCAACGTCGACGGGTTCGTCTACCGCCTCAAGGAGGGGGAGTGGACCTGGAAGGACTCGGTCCGCTACACCTCCGCCTGCCAGACCATCGGCGGCACGTCGGGCTCGCCGGTGATCGACAACACCACCGGCAAGGTCGTCGCCGTCAACAACACCGGTAACGAGGACGGGCAGAAGTGCACGGACAACAACCCGTGCGAGGTCGATGAGAACGGTCAGGTGACGGTCCGCAAGGGCATCAACTACGCCCAGGAGACCTACGGCATCGTGCCGTGCATCGGCGCAGGCAACAAGTTCGACCTGAGCGCCGCAGGGTGCCAGCTGCCCAAGCCGTAA
- a CDS encoding hydrophobic protein, which translates to MVPLLVVLLVVLALFGAGFALNLLWWIAAIVLAVWLLGFVMRSGSGASRGRWYRW; encoded by the coding sequence ATGGTTCCCCTGCTGGTAGTTCTTCTGGTCGTCCTGGCTCTCTTCGGTGCCGGGTTCGCGCTCAATCTGCTCTGGTGGATAGCGGCCATCGTGCTCGCGGTATGGCTGCTCGGCTTTGTCATGCGTTCGGGTTCCGGCGCCAGTCGCGGCCGCTGGTACCGCTGGTGA
- a CDS encoding siderophore-interacting protein translates to MVRTLTVSYVRVAGVERISPRMLRVTFSGDALASVMEDRPDQQMKLCFPRQGQHAPRLPEPDAEDTYGMRWYEACLAIPEPERPLMRSFTVRSYDPGSGLMAVDFVLHGDGGPATRWALGAGPGDVVGMVGPSSAYARPLPEAGRLLLAGDESALPAIGTILESLSAGAPVTVCAEVADAAEEQRFDTAAELTLRWVHRDRGESLLDAVRSAALPGGSAAAWLAGEAGTVRALRRHLVEERGLPRSAVEFSGYWRRALTQDDAPTEDDLAWARERAAGA, encoded by the coding sequence GTGGTGCGGACCTTGACTGTGTCGTATGTGCGGGTCGCGGGTGTCGAGCGGATCAGCCCGCGGATGCTGCGGGTCACCTTCTCCGGGGACGCGCTGGCGTCGGTCATGGAGGACCGGCCCGACCAGCAGATGAAGCTCTGCTTCCCGAGGCAGGGGCAGCACGCGCCCCGGCTGCCGGAGCCGGACGCCGAGGACACCTACGGAATGCGCTGGTACGAGGCCTGCCTCGCGATCCCCGAACCGGAGCGGCCGCTCATGCGGAGCTTCACCGTCCGCTCGTACGATCCCGGCTCCGGCCTCATGGCCGTCGACTTCGTGCTCCACGGCGACGGCGGGCCCGCCACCCGCTGGGCTCTCGGTGCCGGGCCCGGGGACGTGGTCGGCATGGTCGGCCCGTCCTCGGCGTACGCGCGGCCGCTGCCCGAGGCCGGCCGGTTGCTGCTGGCCGGCGACGAGTCGGCGCTCCCGGCGATCGGGACGATCCTCGAATCCCTGTCGGCCGGGGCGCCGGTGACGGTCTGCGCCGAGGTCGCCGACGCGGCCGAGGAGCAGCGGTTCGACACCGCGGCCGAGCTGACCCTGCGCTGGGTGCACCGGGACCGGGGCGAATCGCTGCTGGACGCGGTCCGGTCGGCCGCGCTGCCCGGGGGGAGCGCGGCCGCCTGGCTCGCGGGGGAGGCCGGCACGGTCCGGGCGCTGCGCCGCCATCTCGTCGAGGAACGCGGACTGCCCAGGTCCGCCGTCGAGTTCAGCGGCTACTGGCGGCGGGCGCTCACCCAGGACGACGCACCCACCGAGGACGACCTGGCGTGGGCGCGGGAGCGGGCGGCCGGGGCCTGA
- a CDS encoding DUF1206 domain-containing protein, giving the protein MNISATARKGHGKARRAGNGSTIEAGGRAGFVARGLIYFLVGVLALRIAFNDTGGGGGKTADRGGALSEIAQKPFGSVLLWVLGAALAGMALWRLSEAAFGAAGPDGQKTTKRLASAGRAVFYGFVSYSVLMFAAGDRGSGSGSSDAQSQDVTARVLDMPGGRWLVGAGGVAVVGAGLWIAGRAALRKFHKHLRMGEMSRTERRAVDITGVFGGVSRGLVFAVAGGFAVAAAVKARSGEAKGMDDTLRSFSATPAGPWLLALVAVGLAAFGLFSCANARWRRI; this is encoded by the coding sequence ATGAATATTTCTGCGACAGCCCGAAAAGGGCACGGAAAGGCAAGACGCGCAGGAAATGGTTCAACGATCGAGGCGGGCGGCCGTGCGGGATTCGTGGCCCGTGGGTTGATCTACTTCCTGGTCGGCGTCCTGGCGCTGCGCATAGCGTTCAACGACACCGGTGGCGGTGGCGGAAAGACGGCCGACCGGGGCGGGGCGCTCTCGGAGATCGCGCAGAAGCCCTTCGGATCGGTCCTGTTGTGGGTCCTCGGTGCCGCACTGGCGGGCATGGCCCTGTGGCGGCTGTCCGAGGCCGCCTTCGGGGCCGCGGGCCCCGACGGGCAGAAGACGACCAAGCGGCTGGCATCGGCGGGGCGCGCCGTCTTCTACGGCTTCGTGTCCTACTCGGTCCTGATGTTCGCGGCGGGCGACCGGGGCAGCGGAAGCGGCTCCAGCGACGCGCAGTCGCAGGACGTCACGGCAAGGGTCCTGGACATGCCGGGCGGCCGCTGGCTGGTGGGGGCGGGCGGCGTGGCCGTCGTCGGCGCGGGTCTGTGGATCGCCGGCCGGGCCGCACTCCGCAAGTTCCACAAGCATCTGCGCATGGGCGAGATGTCACGCACCGAACGACGGGCCGTGGACATCACCGGCGTCTTCGGCGGGGTCTCCCGCGGGCTGGTCTTCGCGGTGGCGGGCGGTTTCGCCGTGGCCGCCGCGGTGAAGGCCCGGTCCGGGGAGGCGAAAGGTATGGACGACACGCTGCGGTCCTTCAGCGCGACCCCGGCCGGCCCGTGGCTGCTGGCCCTCGTCGCGGTGGGGCTGGCGGCCTTCGGCCTCTTCTCCTGCGCGAACGCCCGGTGGCGCCGGATCTGA